The genomic stretch TACTTGCTTTCTCATTAAAGAGTGGCAAAGCTTTCGCCCAATCAATTTTCCCATGCCCTAGCGTTAAGCTATCATGCGTTTGCCCAAGTGAGTCTACTAAATGGTAATGAACGATATGATCCTTCAAAGTCTTTAGAGACTGTTGAAGAGCCTCGTTATCACCGTGAAGATAGATAAAAGCATGAGAAATATCATAGGCAAGCGGGTAAGCTTTTTTCGCTAGCAAGCCATCAAATTTAGGATCTCCATAGGCATAGAGTTTTGAAATACCATTTTCAAACATGATATGGCCTTTGCCAATATGGCAAAAATGATCCATGCGAGAGAAAAGATACTGACGAGCATCCTCAATTGAAGCAAAAGGTTCTAATAGTTCAGCTTCTTCTAACTCGTAAGAGCCGTGAACCAGCACTTTACAGTCGTATTTTTTTGCTAAATCAAGTATTTTTTGTGTTGAAAAATCGATAAAGTTAACCAATTCAGCATTATTTTTGGGATGGGCTACCAATTCCAGACGTTTTCCTTGGTATTTCATGGGGTGATGGAGAACAATAGTCTTTACACCACTTGATTTGACCTTTTGAATGGCTTCTTCAAGTTTTTCTAAGCCATCAGCCGTATAATCAGCTTCGCTTGTGAAAAATTCAAAAACATCTGGATGATATTTTAGACGACTAGCTACTTGCTCTGGAGCGCAGCTAGCTTTTAGTCCTAATTGAATCGGAAACATTTTGTCACCTCTTCTAAGATATTGTATTAAACGTTAAGGTATTCTTCCAAATCTTTCAAGGCACGTTCAGCAACTTTTTCGTAACGTTCTTTTTTATCACGGATACGTGGTCCTTCGAGTTCTTTAACGATACCAAAGTTAACGTTCATTGGTTGGAAATGTTTGCTTTCAGCATGAGTGATGTAGTGTGGTAAAGCACCGATAGCTGTTGTTTGAGGGAAAATAACTGGTTCTTCGCCTTTGAAACGACGCACAGCATTGATACCAGCTACAAGACCTGATGCAGCAGATTCAACATAACCTTCAACACCAGTCATTTGACCAGCGAAGAAAAGATTTGGATTTTGACGTGTAGCAAATGTTTCAGTCAAAAGGTTTGGTGAATCCATGTATGAGTTACGGTGCATAACGCCGTAACGTACAAATTCAGCATTTTCTAGACCTGGAATCATGCGGAAAACACGTTTTTGTTCACCCCATTTGAGGTGTGTTTGGAAACCAACGATATTAAATAGGCTACCAGCAGCGTTATCTTGGCGTAGTTGAACAACAGCATATGGTGTTTTAAATTCACCGTCACGTGGACCTTTGTAGTCATCTGGATATTCGAGCCCAACTGGTTTCATAGGACCGTAAAGCATTGTTTTAATGCCGCGTTTAGCCATCACTTCGATTGGCATACAACCTTCGAAGTATTTTTCTTTTTCAAATGAATTTAGCGGAGCTTCTTCAGCATTGACAAGAGCTTCGTGGAAAGCCATGAATTCTTCTTTTGTCATTGGACAGTTAAGGTAAGCAGCTTCCCCTTTGTCATAACGTGATTTAAGGTAAACTTTATCCATGTCGATAGAACTTTTATCGACAATTGGTGCTGCTGCATCGTAGAAATAGAAGCCGTCGCCGCCGTTTAATTCGTGGATTTTTGCAGCCAAGGCATCTGAAGTAAGTGGACCACTAGCAATGACTGTGATAGCATCGTCAGGAATTTCAGTGATTTCTTCACGGATAACTTCGATAAGTGGGTGGTTTGTAACTTCATCAGTTACCATTTGTGAAAATCCGTCACGGTCGACAGCAAGAGCACCACCAGCAGGCACACGAGTGCTTTCAGCAGCTTTCATGATAACAGAATCCAAGCGACGCATTTCTTCTTTCAAAAGACCAACAGCATTTGTTAAACTGTCACCACGAAGTGAATTTGAGCAGACAAGCTCAGCGAATTTATCAGTTTTATGCTGAGGAGTTGGTTTAACGCCGCGCATTTCGTAAAGTTTAACTGGAATACCGCGTTTAGCAATCTGATAAGCAGCTTCAGAACCAGCTAAACCAGCTCCAATAACGTTAATGTATGATGATTGAGACAATATACTAATACCTCCAAAACGACGCCAAAATGGCTAAATAAGCCAATCTAACATCGCTTCCAGACACGGGGATTTCCCATATCTGAATCTTTCTATTTTTAATACTTGACTATCATAACATAAAATCATTGAAATACAAACAAATATTTAAAATTACAAACATAATTAAAGTTATGTAAAAAAGACTAAAACAAACAAATCCAAGCAGCTAGCAAAACACTTAAAATACTAAATAGTGATCCAATCAAATAATATTCTGCAAATGTTGGACTTTCTGAAATTTTATTATACCGCGCAATAGATTTTGCTGTAAAAACTAAACCGATTGAGGCGAATTGATTAAAAATGATACAAATACTCATTACAATGCGTTCTAATAGACCAATGATTGCCCCAGCACCTGGAATGGTATCCATTTTTTGATTGTCTTGTGGCTGATATTTTTGAAAGAAAATCTTGAAAACAACATTTGTTGGCTTAGTGATGAGAACAAGAAATAGAATCATGTTTACTGTTGTAGCATTGACAGTCAGATAAGGACAAAATATACTTCCTGTCAATAAAACGATAATCACTAAGTGAAGTGTCTGATCTGCTAAAAATGTCCACATAGCGTTGAGATGAAGCCACTTAGCGACACTCGATTTTCCAAAATCAATGATAGCATGGCTAAGTAAGATAAGCAGACTCGTCAACCATAGACTTGGTAAAAAGCAAGTTAGTAAAATCAGAGGAAAAGCTACTCCTAGAAGATGAACCAAAAGGTACTTTTTATCTGTATTTTTACGGTCAGCCACCTTTTGACTTTGCAGTTGGAAATCAGATAAAAAATGACAGATTAACAACAAGGTCAAAACAGGATGCTGTGTCAAATATTGTGCAAGTCCAGTGATAGGCATTAAGCTAACTCCTCTCCGTAGTGTTTGAGACAATTTAAAGCCGTTTTTCGTGCGCGAAGGTAAACTTTGATATTACTACTTTTAAGACGTTTTGATAAGGCACTGGTCGTTAATTCTAATCGTTTAGCAAGCATTTGTTGGTCGAACTGCTCATCGTAAATTCCAAGCGCTAATAATTCTTTTAAGATAATTTCTTGACTTGCTCGCCAGTCTGATTTAATAGCTTCGCTGCTTGCAATCAAGGTATTAACAATGCTGACTTGATTCTCATCATCAAAAGAAACCGCAATTTGTGTATTGCCGTAGTCATTTTTTTGATGAATATAGTTAATGGCTTTTCTGGCATGCCAGTAAGCTGGACCATCAGCACCAATACTTTGTTCGGGATTGATGTCTGTTAGAATTTTTCCCATTCCAATTCCGAAACGTACCTGATAAGGCTGCATAGCAAGATTAATACGATCAATGATTTGAAATAAAGGGGCATCAAGCGTCAATAATCCTTGAAATTCATCTCCCAATGTAATAGATAATTTTGAAACCAATACTTCTTTAAATTCTGTATTTAAATCATTTAAGCAAGTTTCTAATATTTTTTGAACTTGGTAACGATTATCGATTTTTTTTGAATCAATGATATCACCAATTAATGCAAAATAATTCATAGGCCACCTCTCTTATAGGTCTATTATAACAGACTTATCAAAAAAAGTCCGTTATAACGGAAATTATTTAAAAAGTCTATTATAATGGCAATGAAAACTGACCTAAAAAAACCTTACAAAACAAATTGTAAGGTTTAACAGATTATTTAACTTTTGCTTCTTCATAGTCACATTCTTCGTTGCTGCAGACGACTTGTTTACCACCGCCACGAATTTTCTTCTCAACGAGGAATTGACCACATTTTGGACAAGAACGTCCGACTGGTTTATCCCATGAAGTGAATTCACACTCAGGATATCGGTCACAGCCATAGAAAAGACGATTACGTTTTGTCTTACGTTCAATCACTTGACCTTCGCCACAAATTGGACAAGTCACACCAATTTCTTTTGTGATGGCTTTGGTATTGTGACATTCTGGGAAATTACTACAAGCATAGAATTTACCGTAGCGACCAAGTTTAATAACCATTGGATGTCCACAAACGTCACAGTCAAAACCAGCAGGCTCATCTTTGATTTGAATTTTTTCAATTTCAGTTTCTGCTTTTGCTAGTTCTTTTTCAAATGGTTTGTAGAAAGCATCAATGACTTTTTGCCACTGTTCTTTTCCTTCTTCGACTTCATCAAGTTTACCTTCCATGTCAGCGGTAAATTTGACATCAACGATATCTGGGAAGAATTCAACAATCAAGTTATTAACGATTTCACCCAATTCAGTTGGTTCGAAGCGTTTTGAAACCAAGCGAACGTAGTAACGTCTTTGGATAACATCAAGTGTTGGTGCATATGTTGATGGACGTCCAACACCGTTTTCTTCAAGCGTTTTGATTAATGTGGCTTCAGAATAACGTGCTGGTGGTTGAGTGAAGTGTTGTTCAGGATTTGTTGAAACTTTCTTAACAACATCGCCTTCAACCATGTCGGGCAACATTTTATTCTTATCAGAATCGTTGTAGACAGCCAAGTAACCGTCAAATTTGACTTTACTACCGTTAGCTGTGAAGCGAACGCCATTTTGCTCCAAATTAACTTTCATGGTATCAAACACCGCAGCTGTCATTTGACTTGCGACAAATCGATTCCAAATCAATGTGTAGAGTTTCAATTGGTCTTTGTCTAAGTGTTTTGCGATAGATTCTGGTGTTAGGTTAACGTTTGATGGGCGAATAGCCTCGTGGGCATCTTGAGCACCTGAAGCGTTTTTCACACGACTACCGTGTTTAGAGTAATTTTCACCGAAACGTTCTGTAATAAAGCCTGCAGCATCATTTTGCGCAACAGGGCTGATACGTGTAGAGTCGGTACGCATGTAAGTAATCAAACCTTGTGTACCACTCTTACCAAGACTAATCCCTTCGTACAACTGTTGAGCAACCATCATAGTCTTACGTGTACGGAAGTTGATTTTGTTAGCAGCATCTTGTTGAAGAGATGATGTTGTATATGGAAGTGGTGCGTTACGACGACGCTCTTTCTTTTCAACTTTTGCTACGTTAAACTCGTCACTTGTAAGTCGAGCAAGAACTGCTTGGACATCCTCGTTAGTGTTGAGTTTTAGTTTTTTACCATCGATGCCATAAAAAGCAGCTTGGAATTTTTTAGTTCCTTTTTTGAAGAATCCATCAATTGTCCAGTATTCTTCAGGTTTAAAGTTTTTAATCTCATTTTCACGGTCGATAATTAATTTCAGTGCTACAGATTGCACACGACCTGCAGAAAGACCTTTTTTAACCTTTTTCCAAAGCAATGGTGAGATAGAATAACCAACAATACGGTCAAGAACACGACGAGCTTGTTGCGCATCTACCAAATCCATGTCAATCTGACGTGGTTCAACGAAGGCATTCTTAACAGCATCCTTAGTGATTTCATTGAAAACAACACGGTTTTTATCGTTTTCGTCAAGTCCCAAAATGTGTGCCAAATGCCATGAAATAGCTTCTCCCTCACGGTCCGGGTCACTTGCGAGATAAACTTTTTTAGATTTTTTAGCCTCTTTTTTCAAATCATTAATTAGAGGACCTTTACCACGGATATTAATATACTGCGGTTCATAGTTGTTTTCAAAATCAATAGACATGCTTGATTTTTTCAAATCACGGATATGACCAACTGAAGCGACAACTTTGTAGTTGCGTCCTAGATATTTTTCAATGGTTTTTGCTTTAGCTGGTGATTCCACAATAACCAAGTTTTTCTTGGCAGCTGTTTTTTTCTTTGTTGTTTTTTTACTTGTCTTTTTAACAGCTGTTTGGGCTTTTGTAGTAGTCGTTGCCATAAGCTCACTTCCTATCAGTAATAAACTTATAACATGATACCCCGCTTTTTCCAAACTGTCAATAAAAAAGTTGTATTTAATAGAAAAAACTTGTTTACAATTGGTACTCTGAAAGGACGTCTAAGCCTGATGTGATGCACTTTGCGCCTTCTTTGATCAAATGATGACATCCGTCAGATTTTCCGTCTAAAATATTACCTGGAATGGCAAAAACGTCTCGTCCTTCTTCTAGGGCTCGCTCACAAGTAATTAAGCTGCCAGATCGC from Streptococcus ruminicola encodes the following:
- a CDS encoding DUF3307 domain-containing protein, giving the protein MPITGLAQYLTQHPVLTLLLICHFLSDFQLQSQKVADRKNTDKKYLLVHLLGVAFPLILLTCFLPSLWLTSLLILLSHAIIDFGKSSVAKWLHLNAMWTFLADQTLHLVIIVLLTGSIFCPYLTVNATTVNMILFLVLITKPTNVVFKIFFQKYQPQDNQKMDTIPGAGAIIGLLERIVMSICIIFNQFASIGLVFTAKSIARYNKISESPTFAEYYLIGSLFSILSVLLAAWICLF
- the topA gene encoding type I DNA topoisomerase; this encodes MATTTTKAQTAVKKTSKKTTKKKTAAKKNLVIVESPAKAKTIEKYLGRNYKVVASVGHIRDLKKSSMSIDFENNYEPQYINIRGKGPLINDLKKEAKKSKKVYLASDPDREGEAISWHLAHILGLDENDKNRVVFNEITKDAVKNAFVEPRQIDMDLVDAQQARRVLDRIVGYSISPLLWKKVKKGLSAGRVQSVALKLIIDRENEIKNFKPEEYWTIDGFFKKGTKKFQAAFYGIDGKKLKLNTNEDVQAVLARLTSDEFNVAKVEKKERRRNAPLPYTTSSLQQDAANKINFRTRKTMMVAQQLYEGISLGKSGTQGLITYMRTDSTRISPVAQNDAAGFITERFGENYSKHGSRVKNASGAQDAHEAIRPSNVNLTPESIAKHLDKDQLKLYTLIWNRFVASQMTAAVFDTMKVNLEQNGVRFTANGSKVKFDGYLAVYNDSDKNKMLPDMVEGDVVKKVSTNPEQHFTQPPARYSEATLIKTLEENGVGRPSTYAPTLDVIQRRYYVRLVSKRFEPTELGEIVNNLIVEFFPDIVDVKFTADMEGKLDEVEEGKEQWQKVIDAFYKPFEKELAKAETEIEKIQIKDEPAGFDCDVCGHPMVIKLGRYGKFYACSNFPECHNTKAITKEIGVTCPICGEGQVIERKTKRNRLFYGCDRYPECEFTSWDKPVGRSCPKCGQFLVEKKIRGGGKQVVCSNEECDYEEAKVK
- a CDS encoding SatD family protein, producing MNYFALIGDIIDSKKIDNRYQVQKILETCLNDLNTEFKEVLVSKLSITLGDEFQGLLTLDAPLFQIIDRINLAMQPYQVRFGIGMGKILTDINPEQSIGADGPAYWHARKAINYIHQKNDYGNTQIAVSFDDENQVSIVNTLIASSEAIKSDWRASQEIILKELLALGIYDEQFDQQMLAKRLELTTSALSKRLKSSNIKVYLRARKTALNCLKHYGEELA
- the trmFO gene encoding methylenetetrahydrofolate--tRNA-(uracil(54)-C(5))-methyltransferase (FADH(2)-oxidizing) TrmFO, with amino-acid sequence MSQSSYINVIGAGLAGSEAAYQIAKRGIPVKLYEMRGVKPTPQHKTDKFAELVCSNSLRGDSLTNAVGLLKEEMRRLDSVIMKAAESTRVPAGGALAVDRDGFSQMVTDEVTNHPLIEVIREEITEIPDDAITVIASGPLTSDALAAKIHELNGGDGFYFYDAAAPIVDKSSIDMDKVYLKSRYDKGEAAYLNCPMTKEEFMAFHEALVNAEEAPLNSFEKEKYFEGCMPIEVMAKRGIKTMLYGPMKPVGLEYPDDYKGPRDGEFKTPYAVVQLRQDNAAGSLFNIVGFQTHLKWGEQKRVFRMIPGLENAEFVRYGVMHRNSYMDSPNLLTETFATRQNPNLFFAGQMTGVEGYVESAASGLVAGINAVRRFKGEEPVIFPQTTAIGALPHYITHAESKHFQPMNVNFGIVKELEGPRIRDKKERYEKVAERALKDLEEYLNV
- a CDS encoding sugar phosphate isomerase/epimerase family protein is translated as MFPIQLGLKASCAPEQVASRLKYHPDVFEFFTSEADYTADGLEKLEEAIQKVKSSGVKTIVLHHPMKYQGKRLELVAHPKNNAELVNFIDFSTQKILDLAKKYDCKVLVHGSYELEEAELLEPFASIEDARQYLFSRMDHFCHIGKGHIMFENGISKLYAYGDPKFDGLLAKKAYPLAYDISHAFIYLHGDNEALQQSLKTLKDHIVHYHLVDSLGQTHDSLTLGHGKIDWAKALPLFNEKASSIYEINLKDLTNPVEQLESHAYLKQIAQNL